The genome window TCTGGTATGGTTTTTTTTTCGCCGGTGTCGATGCCTTTTTTTCGTTTGAACCAATCCATTATTGCACTCCCGATTTATACATCGTTTAAAATACGCACTGAAAGCGACAATGTAAACTAAAAAAAATGACGTCCTTAATATATTGATTTAAATAAACTTACCAAAATTTCGCATCGACCATCAGCAGCAGCGAAATGCCTGCCGCAGCGCCGGAAACGAATAAATTCCATTCGCGGTGTTGCGCGCGGAACACGTTCATAACCAGATATGCCGCACCCATCGTTACAGCAACAATCAGCAATTGCCCGAGCTCCAACCCGACGTTAAACGCGAACAGCGGTTGCAGCAAACTTTCCTCATCGCCGAGCAGCATCCGCAGATAATTGGAAAAACCCATACCGTGGATCAGCCCGAAAAACATTGCCAGTCCATAATTCCAGCTCATTTTCCGGCGCTCGGCCCGTTCAACGTGTTCAAAAATATTCAGAAATGCGGTCACAAAAATGGTCAGCGGGATGAGAAATTCCACGATATCGCCGGGAATGACAAAAACACCCAGCGTTGCCAGCGCCAACGTTAGCGAGTGACCGATCGTAAACGCGGTAACCAGCACCAGAATGTGTTTCCACTGCGCCGCACGATACACAGCACACAGCGCCACGATAAACAACATATGGTCGTATGCCGCCAGATCGGCGATGTGGTTGAATCCCAATTTCAGATAACTTTCAAATGTGGTCATATTTATCAATTATAAAAGGTTAAGGATAAAGGAATATTGATTACGCCTGCGGATCGACTTCTCCTGCGATGGGTTCGTGCAGCAATTTTTTCACCGTTTCCAACGCATTTGGATGGGTGCCCAACAGGTGCATCAGTTTCACAATTACGGCTTCCATTGTCATATCCTGCGCGCCGACGGCACCGGCTTCGGCGATCAATTTGCCGTTCTGGTAGCGTTGCAAATCCACAAATCCGTGGCGGCTCTGCGATGCGATCACCACCAGTTTTCCGGCATCGGAGAGCGATTGCACCAACGGCACCAGCGATTTTTCCTGCGTGGCAACGTTGCCCAATCCCAACGCCTGAACCACAATCGCTTTCAGCGGGGAATCAATCATCCAACGCAAATATTCCGGATGCAGCCCCGGGAAAAAGGGCATCGCCAGCACTTCATCGGAAATGGCGGTGAGCAATTCCGGCTTTCCGGACGGTCGCAAACAATTGTCGTGCAGGGTAATTTCCAATCCCACATCCGCCAGCGGCGGATAATTGGGGCTGACAAACGCGCCGTAATCGATGCCGGAAACCTTTGCAGAACGATTGCCGCGCAACAGTTCCGTGCCGAAAAAAATGCTCACCTCAGGAATATCCCGCGTGGCCAGCTCTGCCGCGTTAATCAGGTTCATCCGGGCATCGGAGCGGATTTCCGCGAGCGGACGCTGCGATCCGGTGAGCACCACCGGTTTCGACAAATTGCGCAACATGTACGATAACGCCGCAGCAGTATAAATCATGGAATCCGTGCCGTGGATAACCACAAATCCGTCGTAATTGGGCAATTCATCAAAAATAAGCGTGGCAAGCTGCTGCCAGTGGGTTGGGGTAATATTGGCGCTATCCAGATTGAACAACGCCCGGAAATCGATTTCAGCGATCTGCCGCAACTCCGGAACAAACTGGGTGATGTTCGCCTGAACCTGATTGGGCGCCAGCGTTGGCGCGGGCTTCAACGGCACCATTCCGAATGTGCCGCCGGTATGTATGATGAGAATTTTTTTCATTTGGGCAACGATTTCAAAACGATTTTGCCACAGAGTCACGGAGAACACAGAGAGGATATAAAATATTGATTTTTGGAACGTTGTGCACTCTGTGTCTCTGTGGCAATTTTTGTGTTTTATGTTGGAAAACTATAAAACGATGCCGCTCAACACACCGGCGATGGTCGCGGTCATCATTGTGGCGAGGGTGCCGCCGAGGACAGCGCGCAAACCGAATTTCGCCAAATCCGACCGGCGATCCGGCGCAATCCCGCCGATGCCGCCAATCTGTATTGCAATGGATGAAAAATTGGCGAATCCGCACAATGCGTAAGTGGCGATAAGTGTTGCTTTTTCAGATAGTTGTCCCGCAGGAATTTGCGATAATTCCAGATAAGCCACAAATTCGTTGATGATTACTTTTTGCCCGATCAACGAACCGATCGTCACGGAATCGCCCCACGGCACACCGATCAGCCAGGCGATCGGGCTGAGCGCGTAGCCGATCAACACTTGCAGCGTAATCGGCTCACCGGCGATGGTCAATCCCAATAGTTCGGTGAAAATGCCCTCAAAAATCCAGTTGACCATGGCAATCAGCGCGATGAACGCCAGCAGCATTCCCGCAACGTTCAACGCCAGCTTCAAACCGTCTGCCGCACCGCTGGCTGCCGCATCAATAATATTGGATGCGGTTTTTTCCACATGCACTTTTACTTCGCCCATGGTTTGGGAGGTTTCGGTTTCCGGCACCAGAACTTTGGCGATGACGATGGTTGCCGGCGCAGCCATAATACTGGCGGAAAGCAGGTGTTTCGCATAGAACAATTGCAGTTGCGGATCGCCGCCGCCGAGCAGACCAACGTATGCCGCCAGCACGCCGCCGGCGATCGTCGCCATCCCGCCGACCATCAGCGTCAACAGTTCCGATTGGGTCATTGGCGACACATACGGGCGCACCACCAACGGCGCTTCTGTTTGCCCGATAAACACGTTCGCCGCAACGGAAATCGATTCCGCACCGCTGACGCGCATGGCTTTGGCCATCACCCACGCCATACCCTGCACCACTTTTTGCATCGCACCGAGGTGATACAAAACAGACATCAGCGAGGAAAAGAAAATGATCGTCGGCAGCACCTGGAACGCGAAATAAAAGCCTTTGCTGCCATCTGCCAGATCACCAAAAATAAACATTGATCCTTCGTTGGTAAACGCAATCACTTTCACAAAAATAGTGCTGATGAAACTAAAAAAACGTGATCCCCAGGTGGTGAGAATAACAATTACGGCAAAGAGCAACTGCAGCCCGATACCGATTCCCACCAATCGCCAACTGATGGCGCCGCGATTGTTGGAAAACAGCACGGCAATACCAACCAACACCGTTAATCCGAATAACCCAAATAGCATATCTGTTAACATAGCTGCTCCAGAACTTGATTTGTCGATGACTGTCACGGCAACAATTGGCAGAAAGCCGGCTAAAACCTGGCGATCACCCCGCGTTGTAAACGTCTATTTTTCAGTTGTTTCCGCAGATTTTTTATTCTCTTTTTTTGCTTCTGCCGGCGGCTCGAAACAGTTGCGGCAACGCGCTTCGTAAATATTCGTCGCGCCGACAACCACGCGGCTGGCATCTTTGCTGGTTCGCTGGGTGAAGGATGCGGGATTGCCGCAGCTCACGCAAATTGCCTGCGTTTTGGTGATGTATTCCGCCATCGCCAGCAGTTGCGGAATGGGCTCAAACGGCTCACCGCGATAGTCCATATCCAGCCCCGCGACGATCACGCGTTTGCCCATATTGGCCAATCGCTGGCATACTTCGATGAGCGTTGCATCAAAAAATTGTGCTTCGTCGATGCCCACAAC of Calditrichia bacterium contains these proteins:
- a CDS encoding HupE/UreJ family protein → MTTFESYLKLGFNHIADLAAYDHMLFIVALCAVYRAAQWKHILVLVTAFTIGHSLTLALATLGVFVIPGDIVEFLIPLTIFVTAFLNIFEHVERAERRKMSWNYGLAMFFGLIHGMGFSNYLRMLLGDEESLLQPLFAFNVGLELGQLLIVAVTMGAAYLVMNVFRAQHREWNLFVSGAAAGISLLLMVDAKFW
- a CDS encoding asparaginase, with amino-acid sequence MKKILIIHTGGTFGMVPLKPAPTLAPNQVQANITQFVPELRQIAEIDFRALFNLDSANITPTHWQQLATLIFDELPNYDGFVVIHGTDSMIYTAAALSYMLRNLSKPVVLTGSQRPLAEIRSDARMNLINAAELATRDIPEVSIFFGTELLRGNRSAKVSGIDYGAFVSPNYPPLADVGLEITLHDNCLRPSGKPELLTAISDEVLAMPFFPGLHPEYLRWMIDSPLKAIVVQALGLGNVATQEKSLVPLVQSLSDAGKLVVIASQSRHGFVDLQRYQNGKLIAEAGAVGAQDMTMEAVIVKLMHLLGTHPNALETVKKLLHEPIAGEVDPQA
- a CDS encoding NupC/NupG family nucleoside CNT transporter, which gives rise to MLTDMLFGLFGLTVLVGIAVLFSNNRGAISWRLVGIGIGLQLLFAVIVILTTWGSRFFSFISTIFVKVIAFTNEGSMFIFGDLADGSKGFYFAFQVLPTIIFFSSLMSVLYHLGAMQKVVQGMAWVMAKAMRVSGAESISVAANVFIGQTEAPLVVRPYVSPMTQSELLTLMVGGMATIAGGVLAAYVGLLGGGDPQLQLFYAKHLLSASIMAAPATIVIAKVLVPETETSQTMGEVKVHVEKTASNIIDAAASGAADGLKLALNVAGMLLAFIALIAMVNWIFEGIFTELLGLTIAGEPITLQVLIGYALSPIAWLIGVPWGDSVTIGSLIGQKVIINEFVAYLELSQIPAGQLSEKATLIATYALCGFANFSSIAIQIGGIGGIAPDRRSDLAKFGLRAVLGGTLATMMTATIAGVLSGIVL
- a CDS encoding thymidine kinase gives rise to the protein MVPIIQRNVGWIEVVCGCMFSGKSEELIRRLRRALIAKQKVAIFKPKIDNRYSEDHIVSHSEQRIPSMVVESPAEILENALESHVVGIDEAQFFDATLIEVCQRLANMGKRVIVAGLDMDYRGEPFEPIPQLLAMAEYITKTQAICVSCGNPASFTQRTSKDASRVVVGATNIYEARCRNCFEPPAEAKKENKKSAETTEK